The Setaria viridis chromosome 9, Setaria_viridis_v4.0, whole genome shotgun sequence sequence AGTGAAAAACTCTTTGCTTCCCAAGGTGGCCCTATTATCCTCTCTCAGGCGAGTATAACTGTATAAGTGTATACACATTATCCAAAGTTTGGTGCATAGGTTTGTAGTTGAGTTACTGCATATGGTGATAAGCAACTGCACCTTCTACAACATGCTAATATGCTTCGAGATTTTGGACCATTGGTATTAGCATATTTAACATTTGAGCGCTTTGCTAGTTTATGCTGTTACACCTTGATACAAGTCTGAAATTAGCATTTTGTGGATAGTGATTTCTAGTTGATTCTTCTTGATTTGCATATGTTCCCAGTAGTTCATAATGTTGACTACTATTATTTCGTTGCGCAGATTGAAAATGAATATGGGCCGGAAGGCAAAGAGTTTGGTGCCGCAGGCCAGTCATATATCAATTGGGCTGCAAAGATGGCTGTTGGATTGGGCACTGGTGTGCCATGGGTGATGTGCAAGGAGGATGATGCACCAGATCCAGTGGTACAGTAATCCTCCCTATGCCAATAACTCTATTTGCACTGTATGTTACTTATGGTCAAATGGTAGTTGAATGGAAACTGGTCATCATGTGCTTCTGATAATGTGCCCAGGTGCTTGGCTGTTATCTTTCTTTACTTTATGCAGTAGTATATATTCCTGTAAAAAAAGGATATTGTTGTGATTCCCCTAATCATCAACATAGGGTGCTCATCCCCAGTTCTAAAGAATGACACTTCTGAGTTCTGATGTCTACGAATCCTTGCGTTCTAGATTTTATTAGTCGCATAATTCGTAAATAATGAGATGGAATCTTAATGCATATTCTGTATGCATTTAGAGGGCCAAATCAAATCAACGTCAGCTCTTTTTGATTTAGACGAATGTATACTGTAGCATCTAATCTGTCCTTTAAAACCAATTCTTGAAATTTAATTTGACTTGTTTCAACAGATCAACGCATGCAATGGTTTCTACTGTGATGCATTTTCTCCTAACAAGCCTTACAAGCCTATGATGTGGACTGAAGCTTGGAGTGGATGGTAAGTTTTTTGtcttttcctttccctttttgGAAGTTAGGCATTGATTCATCcagatttttatttttctgttgtAGTTGCTGTTTATTCTCAGTGGTCATATGCATTAGTATTTTCAACATCTGCCCTAAAAAGAATGTTCACAACATTTTAGGTTCACGGAATTTGGTGGGACCATCCGCCAGCGACCGGTTGAAGACCTTGCATTTGCTGTTGCTCGATTTGTACAAAAGGGTGGTTCATTTATCAATTACTACATGGTATCATGAAAAACAAAGTTGTGTGCATTATATTTATTTAAGAAGTTTATCTCACGCTTCTTGTTGTGAGGTACTCATGGCTGGTGGTTTTATTGGTTTTTGTCAATGAAGTATCATGGAGGAACAAATTTTGGGCGTACTGCTGGGGGTCCCTTCATCACTACAAGTTATGATTATGATGCTCCAATTGATGAATATGGTAAGTTTACTAGGAAGCAATTTGGTAGATTTTTTGCGGATGTGTGCATTGCCACTTCTATCTCTATAAAGTGTACggatatattattttttttaaatattgcATCTATATATTCTAAATATATTGGTCCCAACCAGACTTACCCTGTAACTGCATTTtgtagaatatatatatatatcttgtaTAAGTGTGGTTATTGGTACTCATACTCTGCTTTGTTATGTCCAGGACTTGTTAGAGAACCAAAGCACAGTCATCTAAAAGAACTCCACAGAGCCGTCAAGTTATGTGAGCAGGCTTTGGTTTCTGTTGACCCAGCAATTACTACCCTTGGAACCATGCAAGAGGTATGTCTTGGTCGTCCTTTCTCCACAGTGAACCATAAATCATAGATGGGTTGATATGTCACTGATATACACCATCTATACTTCAGGCCCATGTCTTCCGATCTCCATCTGGTTGTGCCGCTTTCCTTGCAAACTACAATTCTAATTCCTATGCGAAAGTGGTGTTCAACAATGAGCATTACAGCCTTCCACCTTGGTCAATCAGCATCCTTCCTGACTGCAAGAATGTAGTTTTTAACAGTGCAACGGTAAGTTTCATTTATGCTTTTGTTTCAGTATGGCATGATGTCCGCTTCTTGCATCTTCCCCTTTTGTTCTGCAACAACTGTATGATAACTGGCTTTTCTGCTCAAAATTGTTTGTTTCTGCAGGTTGGTGTTCAGACATCTCAAATGCAAATGTGGGCAGATGGGGCCTCCTCAATGATGTGGGAGAGGTATGATGAGGAGGTCGATTCTCTGGCAGCTGCTCCATTGCTCACGACAACTGGTTTGCTTGAGCAGCTTAATGTCACGAGAGACAGCAGTGACTATCTGTGGTACATCACCAGGTACTGATGCATCCATGTCTTGCAGATATCAATTTGTACAAATGTAATACTCTAAAATGAGGTCCCTTTTCTTCTGAAGAATTTATTTGGATTTCTTGGTTATGGAAGCCTGGGTATTTTGTATCTGAAAAGCTTTAATCATTGTCTACAGTGTTGAGATTAGCCCATCTGAAAACTTTCTACAAGGTGGCAAGCCTCTGTCTCTCAGTGTGCAATCTGCTGGTCACACCTTGCATATCTTTATCAATGGACAGCTTCAAGGTATGTACTGTGAAAATTCGCCTGTTTCGGAACATTAGTGTCATGGAACATAGTTTGTGAATAAATCATTTTTCTTTACTGTTGTAGGTTCTGCTTATGGTACCAGGGAAGATCGAAGAATTAAATATAATGGCAATGCTAACCTTCGAGCGGGTACTAATAAAATTGCACTACTGAGTGTTGCTTGTGGATTGCCGGTCTGTCCCCTCATTACTGTGTGAATCTATATATATTCAGCTTATAACCTAGTATATGACTATTCAGATTTTTCATCCTGATATAGAATGTTGGAGTGCATTATGAGACATGGAACACTGGTGTTGTTGGTCCTGTTGTCCTTCATGGGTTGGATGAAGGTTCACGAGACCTTACTTGGCAGACTTGGTCCTATCAGGTACGTTTAACATCACAAACCTTCGTCCATGAATGGATTATGAAGAAAGAAAGTAAAGCTGCCTTTCTCCATGCTAGGTTGGCCTGAAAGGTGAACAGATGAACCTGAACTCCCTACAAGGCTCAAGCTCAGTTGAATGGATGCA is a genomic window containing:
- the LOC117838862 gene encoding beta-galactosidase 5, with product MGRWWPAALLGCAVAVAVLAAAVECAVTYDKKAVLIDGQRRILFSGSIHYPRSTPDMWEELIQKAKDGGLDVIQTYVFWNGHEPTPGNYYFEERYDLVRFVKTVQKAGLFVHLRIGPYICGEWNFGGFPVWLKYVPGISFRTDNEPFKTAMQGFTEKIVGMMKSEKLFASQGGPIILSQIENEYGPEGKEFGAAGQSYINWAAKMAVGLGTGVPWVMCKEDDAPDPVINACNGFYCDAFSPNKPYKPMMWTEAWSGWFTEFGGTIRQRPVEDLAFAVARFVQKGGSFINYYMYHGGTNFGRTAGGPFITTSYDYDAPIDEYGLVREPKHSHLKELHRAVKLCEQALVSVDPAITTLGTMQEAHVFRSPSGCAAFLANYNSNSYAKVVFNNEHYSLPPWSISILPDCKNVVFNSATVGVQTSQMQMWADGASSMMWERYDEEVDSLAAAPLLTTTGLLEQLNVTRDSSDYLWYITSVEISPSENFLQGGKPLSLSVQSAGHTLHIFINGQLQGSAYGTREDRRIKYNGNANLRAGTNKIALLSVACGLPNVGVHYETWNTGVVGPVVLHGLDEGSRDLTWQTWSYQVGLKGEQMNLNSLQGSSSVEWMQGSLLAQNQQPLAWYRAYFETPSGDEPLALDMGSMGKGQIWINGQSIGRYWTAYANGDCKGCSYTGTFRAPKCQAGCGQPTQRWYHVPRSWLQPTRNLLVVFEELGGDSSKIALVKRSVSSVCADVSEDHPNIKKWQIESYGEREYHRAKVHLKCAPGQSISAIKFASFGTPMGTCGSFQQGDCHSANSHTVLEKKCIGLQRCVVAISPENFGGDPCPNVTKRVAVEAVCSPTA